The Syntrophorhabdales bacterium genome has a window encoding:
- a CDS encoding prepilin-type N-terminal cleavage/methylation domain-containing protein — MNLRRNGKGFTLIELIIIIIILGILAAVAIPRYLDMRQDAVNATVRGILGGMRGANTILWGNRVISQQTTTFGFNEILYSMEMKGGNWQTTVDANGTNMTLTVGASVYGFTLGNGAATTYAIPPTQYVGIYLNTAPAPTNGSIAGTQYTMW; from the coding sequence ATGAATCTTCGGAGGAACGGAAAAGGCTTTACGTTGATTGAATTAATCATCATCATCATCATTCTTGGTATTTTAGCGGCTGTTGCGATACCGAGGTACCTTGATATGAGGCAGGACGCGGTCAACGCAACGGTGAGGGGGATTCTCGGAGGCATGAGAGGCGCCAACACCATCCTCTGGGGAAACAGGGTCATTTCGCAGCAGACGACCACATTCGGTTTTAATGAAATCCTCTACAGCATGGAAATGAAAGGCGGTAACTGGCAAACTACGGTGGATGCCAACGGAACCAACATGACTCTCACCGTCGGCGCCTCGGTCTACGGGTTCACCCTGGGTAACGGGGCGGCTACCACCTATGCTATTCCACCGACCCAGTACGTAGGGATTTACCTGAATACCGCACCCGCTCCCACAAACGGCTCGATTGCCGGTACCCAGTATACCATGTGGTGA